The Pirellulales bacterium genome includes a region encoding these proteins:
- a CDS encoding efflux RND transporter periplasmic adaptor subunit, whose product MEQKIAFWGACVCLPLTLAAGCSSKSLNVAPAEPPAIPVSQPVERQVTDYVDFTGRIEAPEAVSVVPRVTGYLISAPFKEGAEVKKGEVLFEIDPRPYQAQYDQAEGQVLLNEARVKEAEADNARAKELAKTPGAISKQDLDRYQAAEEEAEASVQAAKASLEVYKLNLGFCKVTAPLTGQISRYYLTPGNLVNQDQTQLTTVVSVDPMYVYFDIDENTVLRVRRAVNEGKIVRYQQGEIPVFIGLEGEDGYLHEGTINFVNNQVNPGTGSITVRGVVPNPKPANGVRLLSPGMFVRVRLPIGQPHDALLVIDRAIGSDQGMKYVYTVDDKNIVQQQRVDTGALQEDGLRVIDSGLKTSEWVVIGAIQQVRPRMQITPDREPMPTLGAIREGTSAGEGKSAESKSVDSSTDSKDSNQPGAVETSPGPAKTN is encoded by the coding sequence ATGGAGCAGAAAATTGCATTTTGGGGGGCCTGTGTGTGCTTGCCCCTTACGTTGGCGGCGGGATGCAGTTCCAAGTCGCTGAACGTAGCGCCAGCGGAGCCGCCGGCAATTCCAGTCAGCCAGCCGGTTGAGCGGCAGGTGACGGACTATGTTGATTTCACCGGCCGGATTGAGGCTCCGGAAGCGGTTAGCGTTGTGCCGCGCGTCACCGGATATTTGATTAGCGCGCCGTTCAAGGAAGGCGCGGAGGTAAAAAAGGGAGAAGTGCTGTTTGAAATTGATCCCCGACCTTATCAAGCACAGTACGATCAGGCGGAAGGACAAGTGCTGCTGAACGAAGCGCGCGTGAAGGAAGCCGAGGCGGACAACGCCCGGGCGAAGGAGCTGGCCAAAACGCCGGGCGCGATCAGCAAGCAAGATTTGGATCGGTATCAGGCGGCCGAGGAAGAAGCGGAGGCATCGGTGCAAGCCGCCAAGGCCAGCCTGGAAGTGTACAAGCTGAACTTGGGTTTTTGTAAAGTGACGGCGCCGCTGACGGGGCAAATATCGCGTTATTATTTGACGCCGGGAAATTTGGTCAATCAGGATCAAACGCAATTGACCACGGTGGTGTCGGTCGATCCGATGTACGTGTATTTCGACATCGACGAGAACACGGTGTTGCGCGTTCGGCGAGCGGTGAACGAAGGCAAAATTGTGCGTTATCAGCAGGGAGAAATTCCGGTCTTCATCGGGCTGGAAGGGGAAGATGGCTATCTGCACGAAGGCACCATCAATTTCGTGAATAACCAGGTGAACCCCGGCACGGGCAGCATTACGGTTCGCGGGGTGGTGCCGAATCCGAAGCCGGCGAATGGGGTGCGGTTGCTGTCGCCGGGAATGTTTGTCCGCGTGCGGCTGCCGATTGGCCAACCGCACGACGCACTGTTGGTGATCGACCGTGCCATTGGTTCCGATCAAGGCATGAAGTACGTGTACACCGTGGACGACAAAAATATTGTGCAGCAGCAGCGGGTCGACACCGGTGCTTTGCAAGAAGATGGATTACGGGTGATTGATTCTGGATTGAAGACCTCCGAATGGGTTGTGATCGGCGCCATTCAGCAAGTTCGCCCCCGAATGCAGATTACTCCCGACCGCGAACCGATGCCGACGCTGGGAGCAATTCGTGAAGGAACTTCCGCGGGCGAGGGTAAATCCGCGGAAAGCAAATCCGTTGATTCCTCCACGGATTCCAAAGATTCCAACCAACCCGGCGCGGTGGAAACCTCGCCCGGTCCTGCCAAGACCAATTGA
- a CDS encoding phosphoglycerate dehydrogenase — MEDHFAVRVLIADTFEPSGREALAALGCEVLYEPKLADEALAQAAHELRPDILVVRSTKVNAAVLEAPWLKLVVRAGAGYNTIDVAAASKRGIYVSNCPGKNSVAVAELAFGLMLALDRRLADNVIALRAGQWNKKQFSQARGLFGRTLGLIGLGQIGMEMLPRAKAFGMPVIAWSRSLTAERAKQLNIGNKNTPSEVAGEADVVSVHLALTKETRGLLDADFFKAMRPGAYFINTARGELVDQTALVWAMRERKIRVGLDVYASEPTESAGAFSDPIAQETTLYGTHHIGASTEQAQEAIAAETVRIIRSFQETGRAPNVVNIARHTPATYLLSVRHRDRPGVLARVLDAISAARINVQEMENIVFEGAEAAVANIQLETAPGEDILNGLRRAEADVFELRLTSLGK; from the coding sequence GTGGAGGACCATTTTGCTGTGCGAGTGTTGATTGCGGACACGTTTGAACCCTCGGGGCGCGAAGCGCTGGCGGCCCTTGGATGCGAAGTTTTGTACGAGCCCAAGTTGGCGGACGAGGCTTTGGCGCAAGCTGCGCACGAGTTGCGGCCGGACATTTTGGTAGTGCGTTCGACGAAAGTGAACGCCGCGGTATTGGAGGCGCCTTGGCTGAAGCTGGTGGTGCGCGCAGGAGCGGGTTACAACACGATCGACGTGGCCGCCGCTTCGAAGCGAGGTATTTACGTGTCGAACTGTCCGGGGAAAAACTCGGTGGCGGTGGCTGAGTTGGCCTTCGGATTGATGTTGGCTTTGGACCGGCGCTTGGCGGACAACGTGATTGCGCTGCGTGCCGGCCAGTGGAATAAGAAGCAGTTTTCACAGGCGCGGGGGTTGTTTGGCCGGACGCTGGGCTTAATTGGACTGGGACAAATCGGCATGGAGATGCTGCCCCGCGCCAAAGCGTTTGGCATGCCGGTGATAGCCTGGAGCCGCAGCCTGACCGCGGAGCGGGCCAAGCAACTGAATATTGGCAACAAAAACACGCCGTCGGAAGTTGCGGGCGAGGCGGACGTGGTTAGCGTACATTTGGCGTTGACCAAGGAAACCCGGGGGTTGCTCGACGCGGATTTTTTCAAAGCCATGCGGCCGGGAGCATACTTCATCAACACGGCGCGGGGGGAGCTGGTCGATCAAACGGCGTTGGTGTGGGCCATGCGGGAACGGAAGATTCGAGTGGGATTGGACGTTTACGCCAGCGAACCGACGGAAAGCGCTGGCGCGTTCAGCGACCCTATCGCGCAGGAAACCACTCTGTACGGCACGCATCATATTGGCGCGTCGACCGAACAGGCACAGGAAGCCATTGCAGCCGAAACGGTGCGCATTATCCGGAGTTTTCAAGAGACGGGGCGGGCGCCCAACGTGGTCAATATTGCTCGGCATACGCCGGCCACGTACTTGTTGAGTGTGCGACATCGTGATCGACCGGGAGTATTGGCGCGGGTGTTGGATGCCATTAGCGCGGCACGGATCAACGTGCAAGAGATGGAAAATATAGTGTTCGAGGGGGCTGAGGCGGCGGTGGCCAATATCCAGTTGGAAACCGCACCGGGGGAAGACATACTAAATGGCCTGCGCCGCGCAGAGGCGGATGTGTTTGAACTGCGACTGACTTCGCTGGGTAAATAG
- a CDS encoding efflux RND transporter permease subunit translates to MISRFFIDRPIFASVVSIVMTLIGAISLFYLPIAQYPRITPPGVSVSINYPGASAKVVADTVAAPIEQQVNGVPGMLYMSSQMGNDGSYTLTVTFDIGVDLNTALVMVQNRVTLAMPQLPTQVQNQGITIRKRTPDILMIVNFFSPDHRYNDIYLSNYATINIRDELLRVPGVSDITYQGERDYSIRIWLDPQELAARNMTALDVATAIRNQNLDAPAGQVGQQPAPQGQVFQLPVDTLGRLTEPEQFGDIIVKVSQTTPPAQATGSPRSVVGSIGVPAAAASAASSAARASSSTATTGTAGGSALAANSVTSGGGASSTATVAPSSSMSSTATTTTTGTSSNLGVSTTGGGSAAGGGTTTGGSATGGGGSTGGSASGASSTTSTAGTATDNTNTTGTIEGISINSAAGAGAAGGASPAGPGQPSIAIVRVRDVGRVELGAQNYNQSCLFDGQPSVGLAVYQLPGTNALDVADRVQAKMEELKSRFPEGVDYAIAYDTTPYIRESVSDVVRTLFLAVFLVAIVVLIFLQNWRSVIIPLIAVPVAIISTFAVMAALGFSLNNISLFGLVLAIGIVVDDAIVVVENVERWMTHGLGPREATRKAMEEVTGPIIAVALVLCAVFVPCAFVGGITGQFYRQFAVTISVSTVFSAISSLTLSPALAAILLKPHGSRRDPVTWLLDLVLGWFFRLFNWLFGVSTSAYSWVVERMMRFSVAVLFVYGLLILITYVTFSSAPIGFVPQQDQGRLICSIQLPDSSSLQRTQEAMKQVAEIANRAPGVAHTVGISGLSFVMQATSPNYASMFIVLKPFAERRNLPDTAIMSNLRRQWAKEVQDAQVTVYGASPVPGLGVAGGFKVMIEDRGDLGLPVLQQQTDDLVGKLQKQVPGLVGVTTQFRSKVPQLLLNIDRMKTAALGVSLTDVNQTLEILLGSLYVNSFNEFGRHWQVTVQAAGEFRNHTDDINLFQVRNNRGQMVPLGTLVQLQEINGPSSVTRYNLYSAAAITGNLQPGYSSGAAIKRVDEIAAASLPLSMRADWTELMFMQKRAGNTSMYVFALAVVSVFLALSALYESWSLPLAVILVVPLCLLSSVVGVLWTQRDVNIFVQIGLVVLVGLACKNAILVVEFARQLHEEEGRSRFDATEEASRLRLRPILMTSFAFIFGVAPLVVASGAGAEMRRSLGVAVFSGMLGVTLFGIFLTPVFFYVIQGLGESQLLTAERTRWIGSSVAGGALGLTIGFLSSQLGGFAVGTACFVGATAGVLAALVILEIHRRIRLQNPAGGS, encoded by the coding sequence ATGATATCACGATTTTTCATCGACCGGCCGATTTTTGCCTCGGTCGTTTCGATTGTGATGACGCTGATCGGGGCGATCTCGCTCTTTTATTTGCCCATTGCGCAATATCCGCGGATCACGCCGCCGGGGGTTTCGGTTTCCATCAACTACCCGGGCGCAAGCGCTAAAGTGGTGGCCGATACCGTGGCTGCCCCGATCGAGCAGCAAGTGAACGGCGTTCCCGGCATGTTGTACATGTCTTCGCAAATGGGGAACGACGGCTCGTATACGCTGACGGTGACGTTCGACATCGGCGTCGATTTGAATACGGCGCTGGTGATGGTGCAGAACCGGGTAACGCTGGCCATGCCGCAATTGCCCACGCAGGTACAAAACCAGGGGATTACGATCCGCAAGCGAACGCCCGACATTTTGATGATTGTGAACTTTTTTTCGCCGGACCATCGATACAACGATATTTATTTGAGCAATTATGCGACCATCAATATCCGGGATGAATTGTTGCGGGTGCCGGGAGTTTCCGACATTACGTATCAGGGAGAGCGCGATTATAGCATCCGCATCTGGCTTGATCCGCAGGAACTGGCCGCCCGCAACATGACGGCGTTGGATGTGGCCACGGCCATTCGCAACCAAAATTTAGACGCACCGGCTGGACAAGTTGGCCAGCAGCCGGCGCCGCAGGGACAAGTGTTCCAATTGCCGGTCGACACGCTGGGCCGGCTAACCGAGCCGGAACAGTTCGGCGACATTATTGTCAAGGTGAGCCAAACGACGCCGCCGGCGCAAGCGACAGGCTCGCCGCGCTCGGTGGTGGGGAGCATTGGCGTGCCGGCTGCGGCAGCCAGCGCGGCAAGCAGCGCTGCTCGGGCATCTTCAAGTACGGCTACGACGGGTACCGCCGGCGGCAGCGCGCTGGCGGCGAATTCGGTTACTAGCGGGGGCGGAGCCAGCAGTACCGCCACGGTGGCGCCTTCTAGTTCTATGTCCTCTACGGCAACGACGACCACCACCGGAACGAGTTCCAATTTGGGCGTTTCCACGACCGGAGGCGGCAGCGCAGCCGGCGGCGGCACAACGACCGGCGGCAGCGCGACGGGGGGCGGCGGTTCAACCGGCGGCAGCGCCAGCGGCGCTTCTTCGACAACTTCAACTGCCGGCACAGCCACCGACAACACCAACACCACGGGCACGATTGAAGGAATTTCGATTAACAGCGCGGCGGGAGCCGGGGCCGCAGGCGGAGCATCGCCGGCGGGGCCGGGCCAGCCCTCGATTGCCATCGTAAGGGTGCGCGATGTGGGGCGCGTCGAACTGGGCGCGCAGAATTACAATCAATCGTGCTTGTTCGACGGCCAGCCTTCGGTCGGTTTGGCGGTGTATCAACTTCCGGGCACGAACGCCTTGGATGTGGCCGACCGAGTGCAGGCGAAAATGGAAGAATTGAAGTCGCGGTTTCCGGAGGGAGTGGATTACGCCATCGCATACGATACGACTCCGTATATTCGCGAATCGGTTTCCGACGTGGTTCGAACTTTGTTCCTGGCGGTGTTTTTGGTAGCGATCGTGGTGCTGATATTTTTACAAAATTGGCGGTCGGTCATTATTCCGCTGATTGCCGTGCCGGTGGCGATTATCAGCACGTTTGCGGTGATGGCTGCGTTGGGATTCAGCCTCAACAATATTTCGCTGTTCGGTTTGGTGTTGGCGATTGGCATCGTGGTGGACGACGCCATTGTCGTTGTGGAGAACGTCGAACGTTGGATGACGCACGGCCTGGGGCCGCGCGAAGCCACGCGGAAAGCAATGGAAGAGGTGACCGGTCCCATTATTGCTGTGGCGTTGGTGTTGTGCGCGGTGTTTGTGCCGTGCGCATTTGTCGGCGGGATCACGGGGCAATTCTATCGGCAATTTGCGGTTACAATTTCGGTTTCGACGGTGTTTTCGGCCATCAGTTCTTTGACCCTGAGCCCCGCTTTGGCTGCCATTTTGCTGAAACCGCACGGTAGCCGCCGGGATCCGGTCACGTGGCTGTTAGACCTGGTATTGGGCTGGTTTTTTCGGCTATTCAACTGGCTATTCGGCGTGAGCACGTCGGCGTATTCGTGGGTCGTTGAACGCATGATGAGATTCAGCGTGGCGGTGCTGTTTGTGTACGGCTTGTTGATACTGATTACGTACGTGACGTTCAGCAGTGCGCCGATCGGCTTTGTGCCGCAACAGGATCAGGGACGGCTGATCTGCAGCATTCAATTGCCCGATTCTTCTTCGTTGCAGCGCACGCAGGAGGCAATGAAGCAAGTGGCCGAGATCGCCAATCGGGCGCCGGGCGTGGCACATACCGTGGGAATATCCGGATTGTCGTTTGTCATGCAGGCGACAAGCCCGAATTATGCATCGATGTTCATTGTGCTGAAACCATTTGCCGAACGGCGAAATTTGCCGGATACGGCCATTATGTCAAACTTGCGCCGCCAGTGGGCCAAGGAAGTGCAGGATGCGCAGGTGACGGTGTACGGGGCATCGCCGGTGCCGGGGCTGGGTGTGGCGGGCGGCTTCAAGGTGATGATTGAAGACCGGGGGGACTTGGGACTTCCCGTGTTGCAACAACAAACCGACGATTTGGTGGGGAAGCTGCAAAAACAAGTGCCCGGCTTAGTCGGCGTGACGACGCAGTTTCGCTCCAAAGTGCCGCAGTTGCTGTTGAACATCGATCGGATGAAAACCGCCGCGCTGGGCGTCTCGCTGACCGACGTGAATCAAACGCTGGAGATATTGCTCGGTTCGCTGTACGTGAACAGCTTCAACGAATTCGGGCGGCATTGGCAGGTGACCGTGCAAGCCGCCGGCGAGTTCCGGAACCACACGGACGATATTAATTTATTCCAGGTGCGAAATAATCGAGGACAAATGGTGCCGCTGGGGACGCTGGTGCAACTGCAGGAAATCAATGGGCCCAGCAGTGTGACGCGGTATAACTTGTACTCGGCGGCCGCCATTACGGGGAATTTGCAACCCGGCTACAGTTCCGGCGCGGCGATCAAGCGGGTCGATGAGATCGCGGCGGCTTCGTTGCCGCTGAGCATGAGGGCGGATTGGACCGAACTGATGTTCATGCAAAAGCGGGCCGGGAACACGTCGATGTATGTGTTTGCGCTGGCGGTGGTGAGCGTGTTTTTGGCGCTGTCGGCGTTGTACGAAAGTTGGTCGTTGCCGTTGGCCGTGATTTTGGTGGTTCCGTTGTGCTTGTTGAGTTCGGTGGTGGGCGTATTGTGGACTCAACGCGATGTGAATATTTTCGTGCAAATTGGTTTGGTCGTGCTGGTGGGCTTGGCCTGCAAAAACGCGATTCTGGTGGTCGAGTTCGCCCGGCAGTTGCACGAAGAGGAAGGGCGATCGCGGTTTGACGCCACGGAGGAAGCTTCGCGGTTGCGGCTGCGGCCGATATTGATGACTTCGTTCGCGTTTATTTTTGGCGTGGCTCCGCTGGTGGTTGCTTCTGGCGCCGGCGCCGAGATGCGGCGCTCGCTGGGGGTGGCTGTGTTCAGCGGCATGTTGGGCGTGACGCTGTTCGGCATTTTTTTGACGCCGGTGTTCTTTTATGTGATTCAAGGCCTGGGAGAATCGCAGCTGCTGACCGCCGAGCGGACGCGGTGGATAGGCTCCAGCGTGGCGGGCGGGGCGTTGGGTTTGACCATCGGTTTTTTATCAAGCCAGTTGGGCGGGTTCGCCGTGGGGACAGCGTGTTTTGTGGGAGCCACGGCGGGAGTGTTGGCGGCGCTGGTGATTTTGGAAATTCACCGGCGGATTCGGCTGCAAAATCCGGCGGGCGGCTCGTAA